Proteins found in one Opitutaceae bacterium genomic segment:
- a CDS encoding oligosaccharide flippase family protein, with protein MFKKKKPGLVMGALLNWTSMGLNVVLTFASTPIVIHKLGMEAFGMWALIQSFTGYYGLVNLGLGSALQQFISRDLARNEHDGLQRTVGTAIGFFTITGAVVLLAASAFSQVAADFFEVSKNADAFSHVILLCALSVIIEFYGALYSTLINGKERFDLSNGLSMARQIVQTSGVLISVSIWPTIYSMALSVLLTSIAGQIATVIVVKRLHPNLVLLGKGFYWPRLREMLHFGTSTVLITISNILRLRLGNAVIAKTTGLEAVTLFSIATSIIQQMNSKVASSLSVLNPRFTQLHTQGHTAQLQKLFRTAVFFSSCLACFFGTIIMIAGKNFILLWVGPKYLVTADILHILALGYVIALSQNPSWNLMFALNRHHTMARIVVAETACTVALGIWLSSKFGAIGFAYATASMMIIVKVFIHIPYAANVAGLKIRNYAETMLYPFVAFGGIYAISRIGPIHTLLEKEGVIPLIITIIVSAGLYGIFILLTCYRQDYFPEFLVKRLEKVTRLFRKRAPAPLSP; from the coding sequence ATGTTCAAGAAAAAGAAACCCGGTCTGGTCATGGGCGCCCTGCTCAACTGGACATCCATGGGCCTCAACGTCGTCCTGACTTTCGCCTCCACGCCGATCGTCATCCACAAACTAGGTATGGAGGCGTTTGGCATGTGGGCGTTGATTCAGTCCTTCACAGGCTACTACGGTCTCGTGAACCTTGGCCTAGGCTCCGCTCTACAGCAGTTCATCAGTCGTGATCTCGCCAGAAACGAGCACGACGGACTCCAGCGAACTGTCGGGACCGCGATCGGGTTCTTCACGATCACAGGCGCAGTCGTGCTGCTCGCCGCCTCGGCCTTCTCACAGGTCGCCGCGGATTTCTTCGAGGTCTCGAAGAATGCAGACGCCTTCTCCCACGTGATTTTGCTCTGCGCGCTGAGCGTGATCATCGAGTTCTACGGCGCACTCTACTCCACGCTCATCAACGGTAAGGAACGCTTCGATCTGTCCAACGGCCTCAGCATGGCCCGCCAGATCGTGCAGACCTCCGGCGTGCTGATCTCCGTTTCGATTTGGCCCACGATTTACTCGATGGCCCTTTCCGTCCTGCTCACTTCGATCGCCGGCCAGATCGCCACCGTCATTGTCGTCAAGCGGCTCCACCCAAACTTGGTACTCCTCGGCAAAGGTTTCTACTGGCCGCGCCTGAGGGAGATGTTGCATTTCGGAACCTCCACGGTGCTGATCACCATATCCAACATCCTGAGATTGCGACTCGGCAATGCAGTCATCGCAAAAACCACCGGGCTTGAGGCCGTCACGCTGTTCAGCATCGCCACCTCGATCATTCAACAAATGAACAGCAAGGTCGCCTCTTCCTTGAGCGTGCTGAACCCGCGTTTCACCCAACTCCATACCCAGGGACACACCGCCCAGCTTCAAAAACTCTTCCGCACGGCGGTTTTTTTCTCCAGCTGTCTGGCATGCTTTTTTGGCACAATCATCATGATCGCAGGGAAAAACTTCATCCTCTTATGGGTTGGCCCCAAGTATCTTGTGACTGCGGACATTCTGCACATCCTCGCGTTGGGTTATGTCATCGCACTGTCCCAAAATCCGTCGTGGAATCTGATGTTCGCGCTAAACCGGCACCACACGATGGCACGCATTGTGGTCGCTGAAACGGCATGCACGGTGGCCCTGGGAATCTGGCTCTCCTCGAAGTTCGGGGCGATCGGTTTCGCGTACGCGACGGCGAGCATGATGATAATCGTGAAGGTTTTTATACACATCCCCTACGCGGCAAATGTAGCCGGGCTAAAAATCAGGAATTACGCGGAGACGATGCTCTATCCTTTTGTGGCCTTCGGGGGTATATACGCAATTTCGAGAATCGGCCCCATCCATACACTGCTGGAAAAAGAGGGTGTCATTCCCTTGATCATCACGATTATTGTTTCGGCCGGCCTCTACGGAATCTTCATACTCCTCACCTGCTATAGGCAGGACTATTTCCCCGAATTCCTTGTCAAGCGGCTGGAAAAGGTCACACGCCTCTTTCGGAAAAGGGCCCCGGCCCCCCTTTCACCCTAG
- a CDS encoding polysaccharide pyruvyl transferase family protein, with protein sequence MKVGILTKHSVPNYGAMLQAYASCAYLNEQGINTELIDYDQPATTEYYRFKWTLPPNVNHWLRLKRAADFVRDKQKKCRFHCTGADGLMPHLKDYTHLITGSDQVWFTGPVQYYDPMYFLDFSFSHGTKISYAPSAGGIDSFGEFEPRVRNAVNDIRHLSVRDSNTASLVSKLTGREPTLVVDPTLLHHFKDLVSETPPQPEPYLLLFGKIPDSYAKLVADEAKAQGIRRIVSLQYANAIATHRVAAPSPQDWLNHFYHAEKVVTTYFHGSVFAIKFNKPFLSIPTQGRIKKVTSLLADAGLSDRGFVGEPDLPRAKEKLSAPVDWASALKGLNTKIDSSKRFLESALS encoded by the coding sequence ATGAAAGTAGGAATTCTCACAAAACACTCGGTCCCCAACTACGGCGCCATGCTGCAGGCCTACGCTTCGTGCGCGTACTTAAATGAACAAGGCATAAATACCGAGCTGATAGACTACGACCAACCGGCGACGACCGAGTACTATCGCTTCAAGTGGACCTTGCCCCCAAATGTAAACCACTGGCTCCGACTGAAGCGCGCCGCCGACTTCGTTCGAGACAAACAGAAGAAATGCCGGTTTCACTGCACTGGTGCTGACGGGCTGATGCCTCACCTCAAAGACTACACCCACCTCATCACGGGAAGCGACCAAGTGTGGTTCACGGGGCCGGTGCAGTACTACGATCCAATGTACTTTCTTGATTTTTCGTTCAGCCACGGAACCAAGATCAGCTATGCCCCAAGCGCCGGCGGCATCGACTCCTTTGGAGAGTTTGAGCCGCGCGTCAGGAACGCGGTAAACGACATCAGGCATCTGTCGGTCAGGGACTCAAACACGGCATCCCTCGTGTCCAAACTCACCGGTCGGGAACCCACACTGGTGGTGGATCCGACATTGTTGCATCATTTCAAGGACTTGGTCTCCGAGACGCCGCCTCAGCCCGAACCCTACCTGCTGCTCTTCGGAAAAATCCCGGATTCCTACGCCAAGCTCGTCGCCGATGAGGCCAAGGCACAGGGCATTCGCCGGATTGTGAGCCTGCAATACGCGAACGCGATCGCCACCCACCGCGTAGCCGCGCCGTCCCCCCAGGACTGGCTTAATCATTTTTACCACGCGGAAAAAGTCGTCACCACCTACTTCCACGGTTCGGTCTTTGCCATCAAGTTTAACAAACCCTTCCTCTCTATACCGACACAGGGACGCATCAAGAAGGTCACTTCCCTGCTCGCCGATGCCGGCTTGAGCGATCGCGGATTCGTGGGAGAGCCCGACTTGCCGCGCGCCAAGGAGAAACTGTCGGCACCGGTCGACTGGGCGTCGGCACTCAAAGGGCTGAACACCAAGATCGACTCATCCAAGCGGTTTCTCGAATCCGCCCTCTCCTAA
- a CDS encoding glycosyltransferase family 4 protein, which yields MAKLTFVLPGDFRSGGVRVTVIMANLLRDRGHDVRIVTPKPPLFGRKALHSLWLKFRIASNKNAGWLHEFKGPLVPFRRLDDLEYGKDEVVIAVGTYSVGHVRAMRKAVRKVRFNHGFPAAPTPADIAAWRGKMPTITVSNTLVPRLQEETEGSVWGVVPNGIDRKQYHIDPGVERIGLGACFNPHPNKDPAILLRVLQDAAMELPDLPQFMFSAEQKPAELPHVNFTRLPSVDNARTIYNRCKIWLLTSRTEGLPGVVLEALACGCVVVSSDNDGSLEILRHERESLIVPKGDAASFLAAIKRLHNDDTLRKQLAAEGQRTIERFTWNAAADRMEAFITWVSDRVKP from the coding sequence ATGGCAAAGCTTACCTTCGTGCTGCCGGGAGATTTTCGTTCCGGTGGTGTCCGCGTCACCGTCATCATGGCGAATCTTTTACGCGACCGCGGACACGACGTGAGAATAGTTACCCCGAAGCCACCGTTATTTGGACGAAAGGCGCTTCATTCGCTGTGGCTAAAGTTTCGGATTGCCTCGAACAAAAACGCCGGATGGCTCCATGAATTCAAGGGCCCGCTGGTGCCGTTCAGACGCCTCGATGATCTTGAATATGGAAAGGATGAGGTGGTCATCGCCGTCGGTACCTATTCCGTCGGCCACGTCCGGGCCATGAGGAAGGCCGTTCGAAAGGTGCGCTTCAACCACGGCTTCCCTGCCGCTCCCACTCCGGCTGACATTGCCGCGTGGAGAGGCAAAATGCCCACGATCACCGTATCGAACACACTGGTTCCTAGACTTCAGGAAGAAACCGAGGGAAGCGTCTGGGGCGTCGTCCCAAATGGTATCGACCGAAAACAGTACCATATCGATCCTGGCGTGGAACGGATTGGCTTGGGTGCGTGCTTCAATCCGCATCCGAATAAGGACCCGGCAATCCTGCTCAGGGTGCTACAAGACGCGGCCATGGAGCTACCAGATCTTCCCCAGTTCATGTTTAGCGCGGAGCAAAAGCCCGCCGAGCTGCCCCATGTGAACTTCACCAGGCTTCCGTCCGTTGATAATGCCCGGACGATCTATAACCGCTGCAAGATCTGGCTCCTCACGAGTCGCACCGAAGGCCTGCCTGGGGTCGTGCTCGAAGCGCTCGCGTGCGGATGCGTGGTCGTAAGCTCCGATAACGATGGCAGCCTCGAGATTCTCCGACACGAACGGGAGTCCCTCATCGTCCCAAAAGGAGACGCAGCAAGCTTCCTCGCGGCCATCAAACGTCTCCACAATGACGACACGCTGCGAAAGCAGCTGGCTGCGGAAGGACAGCGAACGATCGAACGGTTCACTTGGAATGCTGCAGCAGATCGCATGGAAGCATTCATCACCTGGGTTAGCGACCGGGTGAAACCCTAG
- a CDS encoding glycosyltransferase, translating into MDYSVVIATRNRPEVLFQSIPILIAQDPPPKLVAIIDSSDSFQPVWNAPNGASGSKVEMIHNSAPPGLCRQRNLGLQLVNTEVVFFLDDDSILHPGFASAILKVYSFDPSGISAVGGTEVHQPPLLFATGLADIPKDEGYTSRQSITSKSAGWRDRLAPDPIKLIANEHIKRISTRALPPDAKPVETITGFRMTFRTEVVRRFGFEEAFTRYAPFEDRDASLQAWRHGTVLAARNAWVYHHRQPGKRERGFVLGASQILNLAYVVCKNTVPTSPIRKTLYRHIAMKLATTALFAFRRYDRHRTLGQMFALRKLPGFLNLEGEPLRSAYTRIADEINRSSSK; encoded by the coding sequence ATGGATTACAGCGTAGTAATTGCCACCCGAAACAGGCCGGAGGTCCTTTTTCAATCGATTCCAATATTGATCGCACAAGACCCGCCCCCGAAACTCGTTGCGATCATTGACTCAAGCGACTCCTTCCAACCGGTTTGGAATGCCCCAAATGGAGCGTCTGGATCAAAAGTGGAGATGATTCACAACTCTGCGCCGCCCGGTTTGTGCCGCCAGCGGAATCTCGGGCTCCAGTTAGTGAATACCGAGGTGGTCTTTTTCCTCGACGATGACTCAATTCTTCATCCCGGGTTCGCCTCCGCCATTTTGAAGGTGTATTCGTTCGATCCTTCGGGAATCTCGGCGGTTGGAGGCACTGAAGTCCATCAACCGCCCTTGTTGTTTGCCACCGGACTCGCCGATATACCAAAGGACGAGGGATACACCAGCAGGCAAAGCATAACGTCCAAGAGTGCTGGATGGAGGGATCGCTTGGCGCCAGACCCAATTAAACTGATCGCGAACGAACATATAAAACGGATCTCTACACGAGCGTTACCCCCTGACGCGAAACCGGTTGAAACCATCACAGGCTTTCGGATGACCTTTCGTACAGAAGTTGTCCGCAGGTTCGGTTTTGAAGAAGCATTTACCCGGTATGCTCCTTTCGAGGATCGCGATGCGTCGCTTCAAGCTTGGCGACATGGAACCGTTTTAGCCGCCCGTAATGCATGGGTGTATCACCACAGGCAACCTGGAAAACGCGAGCGGGGCTTTGTGCTGGGAGCGTCCCAAATATTGAACTTAGCATACGTGGTCTGCAAGAATACGGTACCCACCTCGCCGATCAGAAAGACGCTCTATCGACACATAGCGATGAAGCTTGCAACGACAGCCTTATTCGCTTTCCGGCGATACGATCGGCACCGTACATTGGGTCAGATGTTCGCTTTGAGAAAGTTACCTGGATTCTTGAATCTTGAAGGGGAGCCTCTTCGATCGGCCTATACCCGTATTGCAGACGAGATTAACCGCTCCTCTTCCAAATGA
- a CDS encoding glycosyltransferase has protein sequence MQQVRKAQSEFLYTGFAWPHHDAASGYHHVVPPGFRFINGARLFFGRSNPGTWQRKLNFVLTDLYTLAIGIQYNYIIYIYPEQTAIISPWVLRHLGKKLTFVCHLKADYWTNQKDYSWRNPVVKTLAFLRGNTITQPHNIIVLNENEISSFEKISHAQVVAIPHGAFAAMPRNLEPQMWPLKEVLIIGENYRDFALMTEIINALSVKMPGIRVGIVGIRKQWLRGLATGNYEILPRLGEREYRQRIFEALCVILPLKYATANNTIFEALGEGTPVYCNASCVGVRYYLPDEEYLFEDTEDLIFKLRELISLSPEQRRTLSDQLRSHLNEHFGWEKVRTQVASLSLIGSTDSFSEA, from the coding sequence ATGCAACAAGTACGCAAAGCACAATCTGAATTCCTATATACAGGATTTGCATGGCCGCATCATGATGCCGCCTCCGGATATCATCATGTAGTCCCGCCTGGATTCAGATTCATCAATGGCGCCCGACTGTTCTTTGGCCGCTCCAATCCAGGGACTTGGCAAAGAAAGCTGAACTTCGTCCTTACGGATTTATATACGCTTGCGATTGGGATCCAGTATAATTATATTATATACATTTATCCGGAGCAGACTGCAATTATATCCCCTTGGGTACTTAGGCATCTCGGGAAAAAATTGACGTTTGTCTGCCATTTGAAAGCAGACTATTGGACGAACCAAAAGGATTATTCTTGGCGAAATCCAGTAGTCAAAACACTGGCATTCCTCCGGGGAAATACTATCACGCAACCCCATAATATAATTGTCCTCAACGAGAACGAGATCTCCAGTTTCGAAAAAATTTCGCACGCGCAAGTGGTAGCCATCCCGCACGGCGCGTTCGCCGCGATGCCAAGGAACCTTGAGCCACAGATGTGGCCATTGAAGGAAGTTCTGATAATCGGAGAGAATTATCGCGATTTCGCACTGATGACCGAAATCATCAATGCATTATCCGTAAAAATGCCGGGCATCCGAGTAGGCATCGTCGGTATTCGGAAGCAGTGGCTTCGGGGTCTGGCAACAGGGAACTACGAGATTCTCCCCCGTCTTGGGGAACGGGAGTATCGCCAGAGGATATTTGAAGCGCTCTGCGTGATCTTACCCCTGAAATATGCCACCGCGAATAATACAATCTTTGAAGCGCTGGGAGAAGGAACTCCGGTATATTGCAACGCCAGCTGTGTAGGAGTGCGATATTATCTGCCAGATGAAGAGTACTTGTTTGAGGATACCGAGGATCTTATATTCAAACTGCGTGAACTTATCTCCCTGAGTCCTGAACAAAGGCGGACTTTGTCAGACCAACTTCGATCCCATCTAAATGAGCACTTTGGCTGGGAGAAAGTTCGAACCCAGGTCGCTTCGTTGAGTCTCATTGGGTCTACAGACTCCTTTTCGGAGGCCTGA
- a CDS encoding glycosyltransferase, which produces MKPGYLLFYLRSRAWIKRALKRGQQFDLIHQINPLAMRYPCPAAGLRQKLILGPLAGSLPTPPGFRKTSTDAVWFRKLRNLDRVRLRYDPWLHRGYAEAEMILGVAPYVETFLNEVRPKRFEVEGETGVESISEPPEKKVDGCSPLKLLYVGRIIRTKGLIDAIKALSLLDKSVRFKLDVIGEGDMSNECVELARTTGIAENICFHGRLPKSRLESFYRAADLFLFPSFREPSGNVVFEALGNGLPVVTTECGGPGYVVNETCGIRVNASDPESLIAGLKNALEYIGRNRQVLSGWAKGATLRMAHLSLWDVKTERMLNRYVQLAKQ; this is translated from the coding sequence ATGAAGCCTGGGTATCTTCTATTCTATCTCAGGTCGCGAGCGTGGATAAAACGCGCACTGAAAAGAGGCCAGCAATTTGACCTTATCCACCAGATTAACCCGCTCGCGATGCGCTATCCCTGTCCTGCGGCGGGATTGCGCCAGAAACTGATTCTGGGTCCGCTTGCGGGCAGTCTGCCAACGCCTCCAGGGTTTAGAAAAACTTCCACTGACGCAGTGTGGTTTCGAAAACTTCGAAATCTCGACAGGGTCCGCCTTCGCTATGATCCTTGGCTTCATCGAGGTTATGCGGAGGCAGAAATGATTCTCGGGGTCGCACCTTACGTAGAGACTTTCCTCAACGAAGTACGCCCCAAGCGGTTCGAAGTGGAGGGAGAAACAGGGGTTGAATCGATTTCGGAACCTCCGGAAAAGAAAGTTGATGGATGCAGCCCGCTAAAATTGCTCTACGTGGGGCGAATCATAAGAACTAAGGGCCTTATCGACGCGATAAAGGCACTTTCGCTGCTCGATAAATCGGTTCGATTCAAACTCGATGTTATCGGAGAAGGCGATATGAGCAACGAGTGCGTGGAACTCGCCCGAACCACTGGAATCGCTGAGAACATATGTTTTCATGGGCGCCTACCCAAATCTCGCCTTGAATCATTTTACCGTGCTGCAGATCTCTTTCTTTTCCCGAGCTTTCGTGAGCCAAGCGGCAACGTTGTATTCGAGGCCCTAGGGAACGGTCTTCCCGTTGTTACAACTGAATGCGGGGGTCCTGGATACGTCGTGAACGAGACGTGCGGCATCAGAGTTAATGCCTCGGATCCAGAGAGTCTTATCGCTGGCCTTAAGAACGCACTGGAGTATATTGGTAGAAACCGACAGGTTCTATCCGGATGGGCGAAAGGCGCGACACTGCGAATGGCTCACCTGTCTCTTTGGGATGTGAAGACTGAAAGAATGCTCAACAGATACGTTCAGTTGGCGAAGCAATAA
- a CDS encoding glycosyltransferase family 2 protein — translation MFLSIVIPSYRRPELILRLLADLYAQEGAEFEVIVVDDCSPDDSVEQFKRAFPQAKVLRNEKNGGPAVARNRGIREARGEVIVGFDSDVTVPDRHLLAKVVRAFAEHPKASGFAFRLLEPDGVTDDKPRWWHSQPFETGKDRFFETSYFSGTAYAFRKPILVEAGLYPEWLYMHYEEYLLALRIMDAGGSIFYHPELTAIHHAHPVSRRSQIKTFYKPRNQILLAVDCLPTGRAIAYIVPRAVYSFIGAVFRRSLPDYFRAASSCRQMLMARTTDRKPLSTETLRRVRSLKRA, via the coding sequence TTGTTCCTCAGCATTGTCATTCCCAGTTACCGTCGCCCTGAACTCATTTTGCGACTTCTTGCCGACCTTTACGCGCAGGAAGGCGCCGAGTTTGAGGTGATTGTCGTGGACGATTGCTCGCCCGATGACTCGGTGGAGCAATTCAAGCGGGCCTTTCCACAGGCGAAAGTTCTTCGGAATGAGAAGAACGGAGGGCCTGCCGTCGCGCGCAACCGGGGCATTCGCGAGGCGCGAGGAGAGGTCATTGTGGGTTTCGACAGCGACGTCACGGTTCCGGATCGGCACCTCCTTGCGAAGGTGGTTCGTGCCTTCGCCGAGCACCCCAAGGCCTCCGGTTTTGCATTTCGACTCTTGGAGCCTGACGGTGTGACGGACGATAAGCCCCGTTGGTGGCACTCCCAGCCTTTTGAAACAGGCAAGGATCGTTTCTTTGAGACATCCTACTTCAGTGGCACTGCATACGCTTTCCGCAAACCCATCCTTGTGGAAGCCGGCCTCTACCCGGAGTGGCTGTATATGCACTACGAAGAATACCTTCTTGCCCTCCGCATCATGGACGCAGGCGGAAGCATTTTCTATCATCCCGAGCTTACCGCGATCCACCACGCGCATCCGGTCTCGCGGAGGAGCCAGATCAAGACATTCTACAAACCGAGGAATCAGATACTGTTGGCAGTGGATTGTCTGCCAACAGGACGAGCAATTGCGTATATAGTGCCTCGGGCGGTATACTCTTTCATTGGGGCGGTGTTCCGTAGAAGCCTTCCTGACTACTTCCGTGCCGCCTCATCTTGCAGGCAAATGCTCATGGCGCGAACGACCGACAGAAAGCCGCTCTCCACAGAAACATTGAGGCGCGTCCGATCTCTGAAACGAGCGTAG
- a CDS encoding glycosyltransferase family 2 protein, translating to MDVSIVIVTYNSEKQIEACLNSVFSQTRGVTQEVVVVDNLSKDGTAALLQKRYPQVKLILPGANLGFARGVNLGAKHSIGDYILLLNPDTEVRDHAIDEVVAFARKHPEFGFYGGRNLKPDGSLEPSSCWGQPTLWSMAMFALGLSTVFRHNSFFDPESLGSWKRDTVREVGVITGCFLLARRDAWEKLRGMDERFFMYGEDVDFAMRAREAGYRPVLVPQAIIMHEVGASSDKPINKMMLLYKGKAALVRRHWKGFGRSLGLFFLVLGVGLRALPAWLKSLIRGGEPGKWHLLWSRRKEWLIGYPTSQSPQSP from the coding sequence ATGGACGTCTCCATCGTCATCGTCACCTACAACTCGGAAAAGCAAATCGAGGCCTGCCTGAACAGCGTGTTCTCGCAGACCCGCGGCGTGACGCAGGAAGTTGTGGTGGTGGACAACCTCTCAAAGGATGGCACGGCGGCGCTGTTGCAGAAGCGGTATCCGCAGGTGAAGCTCATCCTTCCCGGTGCGAATCTCGGATTTGCGCGTGGCGTAAACCTCGGGGCGAAGCACAGCATCGGAGACTACATTCTCCTCCTGAATCCGGACACGGAGGTTCGCGATCATGCGATTGATGAAGTTGTTGCGTTTGCAAGGAAGCATCCCGAGTTCGGCTTTTATGGTGGCCGCAATCTGAAACCGGATGGCTCCCTCGAGCCCTCCTCGTGTTGGGGCCAGCCGACCCTTTGGAGCATGGCCATGTTTGCATTGGGCCTTAGCACCGTTTTCCGGCACAATTCGTTTTTCGATCCCGAGTCCCTTGGCTCGTGGAAGCGCGATACGGTTCGCGAGGTTGGAGTGATCACCGGTTGCTTCCTGCTCGCACGACGCGACGCCTGGGAGAAGCTGCGAGGCATGGATGAGCGCTTCTTTATGTACGGCGAGGATGTTGACTTCGCCATGCGCGCCCGCGAGGCCGGCTACCGTCCCGTGCTCGTCCCCCAGGCGATCATCATGCATGAAGTCGGCGCTTCATCCGACAAACCGATCAACAAGATGATGCTGCTTTACAAGGGCAAAGCCGCGTTGGTGCGGCGCCATTGGAAGGGCTTCGGTCGCTCGCTCGGCCTCTTTTTCCTGGTTCTCGGAGTCGGCCTGCGCGCGTTGCCCGCCTGGCTGAAATCGCTGATCCGTGGCGGGGAACCCGGCAAGTGGCACCTGTTGTGGAGCCGCCGAAAAGAGTGGCTGATTGGCTACCCGACCTCCCAGTCCCCCCAATCCCCCTAA
- a CDS encoding acyltransferase yields the protein MKLTFLKSLLDPRCYLHAIRMLHYFGYSHVHPKAKISLGPGTALAPTVSLRNGERIAIGGNCHIGEGSFLWAGDSTGRIRIGDNVSFAPNVFVTASDYRFVKGVPFRQQPKNEKDIVIGNDVWLGANVVVTAGVTIGDGCIVGAGAVVTKDLPANTICGGIPAKVIKTRE from the coding sequence GTGAAACTCACGTTCCTGAAATCATTGCTGGATCCGAGGTGCTATTTGCATGCCATCCGCATGTTGCACTACTTCGGTTACAGTCATGTGCACCCAAAGGCGAAGATCTCCCTCGGGCCCGGAACAGCCCTTGCGCCAACAGTGTCTTTGCGCAACGGGGAACGCATCGCAATCGGCGGGAACTGTCATATCGGCGAGGGAAGCTTTCTATGGGCGGGCGATAGCACCGGGCGAATCAGGATCGGGGACAATGTTTCGTTTGCCCCGAACGTTTTCGTAACCGCATCGGACTACCGCTTTGTGAAAGGTGTCCCCTTCCGTCAACAACCCAAAAACGAGAAGGACATCGTCATTGGCAACGATGTGTGGCTCGGCGCCAACGTGGTCGTCACGGCAGGCGTGACCATCGGCGACGGATGCATCGTGGGCGCCGGCGCCGTCGTTACCAAGGACCTGCCGGCAAATACCATCTGCGGCGGCATCCCCGCCAAAGTAATAAAAACAAGGGAGTAA
- a CDS encoding glycosyltransferase: MILVTVGTDLPFNRLVQTVDEWAAAFGRTDVLAQIGETEWTPKHIPFVRFIEPVDFNKRFSEAGVIIAHAGMGTILSALKFGKPLIVMPRRASLGEQRNEHQLATARYLEALGKITVALDETDLRRRLESLDQLEVKARVGPYASQRLTESIKHFIAGGNAAC, translated from the coding sequence ATGATTCTCGTTACTGTCGGCACCGACCTACCCTTCAACCGCCTCGTCCAGACCGTGGACGAATGGGCTGCGGCCTTCGGGCGCACAGATGTGCTTGCGCAGATTGGGGAGACCGAGTGGACGCCCAAACACATCCCGTTTGTTCGGTTCATTGAACCCGTGGACTTCAACAAGCGTTTCTCGGAAGCCGGGGTAATCATCGCCCATGCCGGCATGGGCACCATCCTTTCCGCTCTCAAGTTTGGCAAACCTCTGATCGTCATGCCCCGCCGGGCGTCGCTCGGCGAGCAGCGCAACGAGCATCAATTGGCGACAGCCCGGTACTTGGAGGCCTTGGGAAAAATCACTGTTGCCTTGGATGAGACCGATCTCCGTCGACGGCTTGAAAGCCTCGACCAACTCGAGGTCAAGGCACGGGTGGGACCCTACGCGAGCCAAAGGCTGACGGAGAGCATCAAGCACTTTATCGCTGGCGGGAACGCCGCGTGCTGA